Proteins encoded by one window of Desulfurococcus sp.:
- a CDS encoding NDP-sugar synthase, giving the protein MTVILLAGGLGSRMYPLTRIVPKPMVPLAGKPILEHIVDYLNTRGFKEIVIAARYLGEQIVRYFSNHPHAKPVLLDSKDTADAVRLLGNYIRDHFIVAMGDVICNADYSEIYGYHLSANPAATIALKQVENPLPYGVVYLDENMDVALFVEKPVSLEAYLLSLAYYRRRSTSAYENLVNAGIYVFNPYVLEVLERNPGLMDFGRHVFPYLVENGFKVKGYVLSHRVYWSDIGRIDTYKSVMWDLLDGKIAGIKPPATEVSPGVYIHPSSDVRGEIRPPVYIGREVRVKEGAVVGPYAVLEDGVVVEEGSRMVESIVWHGTIVGRDSVIYDSIVMNNVKISRETRVYSSIIGTRRIVSGELRNSIMEPVEVVSPYAQSA; this is encoded by the coding sequence TTGACTGTCATCCTTTTAGCTGGTGGATTAGGAAGTAGAATGTACCCTTTGACAAGGATTGTCCCTAAACCCATGGTGCCTTTAGCTGGCAAGCCGATACTAGAGCATATCGTAGATTACTTGAATACCCGTGGATTTAAAGAGATAGTTATAGCTGCTAGATACCTCGGAGAGCAGATCGTGAGGTATTTCAGCAATCACCCCCACGCTAAACCAGTCCTACTGGACTCCAAGGATACAGCTGATGCTGTCAGATTACTCGGCAACTACATTAGAGACCACTTCATCGTGGCAATGGGGGATGTCATATGTAACGCCGACTACAGTGAGATATACGGGTACCACTTATCCGCTAACCCTGCTGCAACAATAGCTCTTAAGCAGGTTGAGAACCCCCTACCCTACGGCGTAGTATACTTAGATGAAAACATGGATGTAGCATTATTTGTTGAAAAACCTGTCTCTCTTGAAGCATACCTGCTCAGTCTAGCCTACTACAGAAGGAGAAGTACATCTGCATACGAGAATCTAGTTAACGCTGGAATATACGTTTTCAACCCCTACGTGCTCGAAGTCCTCGAGAGAAACCCAGGGTTAATGGACTTTGGGCGCCATGTATTCCCTTATCTTGTTGAAAATGGATTTAAGGTTAAAGGATATGTTTTAAGCCATAGAGTCTACTGGAGTGATATTGGCAGAATAGACACATATAAGAGTGTTATGTGGGATCTTCTCGACGGGAAGATTGCAGGTATAAAGCCTCCTGCTACAGAGGTTTCGCCAGGAGTATATATTCACCCATCATCTGATGTAAGAGGTGAAATTCGGCCTCCAGTTTATATTGGTAGAGAGGTTAGAGTGAAGGAGGGAGCAGTGGTAGGACCATACGCTGTGCTAGAGGATGGGGTTGTAGTAGAGGAGGGCTCGAGGATGGTGGAGAGTATAGTATGGCATGGCACTATTGTAGGCAGGGACTCAGTAATATACGACTCCATAGTCATGAATAACGTGAAGATATCTCGGGAGACCCGAGTCTACTCATCTATTATTGGAACTAGACGTATTGTTTCAGGCGAGCTAAGGAATAGCATTATGGAGCCGGTTGAGGTGGTATCTCCTTATGCTCAGAGTGCTTGA
- a CDS encoding SLC13 family permease, whose translation MSIGRLIAIMSVIFIISYLLMSFIHLSGPMGEQIIEIMRREYGSTIDPNSSYAVFVEALTMTIFFTVIALTVIKMEWRVAAAAAGIGILALTGIVPPQNFVNYAVDWNLILFLIGSMTLAGILKEAGVFKKLAVNLMERSESASILLTLLGLFSAFSSIILGEVTSIIYAMMIVLELSRILKVSVKPLIVFTVLATNTGSLALPIGNPIGLYIAFQADIPVVEFVVRSFTLSLLELAILILLFKLIQRSYVSRLDSELKASREQILKLATSRTLEVNHEAERRFRMGVLVLFVFITLVVSSEYIAKLLSDLSHVSVSSSSLLAFTPYFSIVLALILIDPARMNELVSSAVEWPSVVFFISLFILAYSLSYTGAIAKIAYMIASVAEPGTSWGNIAVTSVLLTGSAALSSVLDNLSVVVTLMQPTILLVKLGLTSMTYFALLYGGVLGGNYTPIGSTANIIAVSMAERSKMSVSWGEWLKIAFVTTTSQIIMALAWSYMWIMTGG comes from the coding sequence ATGAGTATAGGAAGGCTTATCGCAATCATGTCTGTAATATTCATTATATCATACCTGCTGATGTCTTTCATTCACCTCTCAGGGCCTATGGGCGAGCAGATAATTGAGATCATGAGAAGAGAGTACGGATCAACCATAGATCCTAATTCAAGCTACGCTGTCTTCGTTGAAGCACTCACAATGACGATATTCTTCACGGTAATAGCGCTTACAGTAATTAAGATGGAGTGGCGGGTAGCAGCTGCTGCAGCAGGTATCGGTATACTAGCTTTAACAGGTATTGTACCCCCGCAGAACTTCGTTAACTACGCTGTAGACTGGAATTTAATATTATTCCTAATAGGCTCCATGACGCTCGCCGGTATTCTAAAAGAAGCCGGGGTTTTCAAGAAGCTCGCAGTGAATTTAATGGAGAGGAGTGAGTCAGCCTCAATTCTACTCACCCTCCTCGGATTATTCTCAGCGTTTTCATCGATTATCCTAGGTGAGGTTACAAGCATAATCTACGCTATGATGATAGTATTAGAGTTAAGCAGGATTCTAAAGGTGAGCGTGAAGCCTCTTATAGTATTCACTGTACTAGCTACGAACACAGGGAGCCTAGCGCTACCTATCGGCAACCCTATAGGCTTGTACATTGCTTTCCAGGCTGATATACCGGTCGTGGAGTTCGTGGTGAGGAGCTTTACGCTCTCACTGCTCGAGTTAGCTATCTTGATATTGCTATTCAAGCTAATACAGCGTAGCTACGTTAGTAGGCTAGACTCCGAGCTGAAGGCTTCGAGAGAGCAGATCCTGAAGCTAGCTACAAGCAGGACTCTCGAGGTAAATCATGAAGCTGAGAGACGCTTCAGAATGGGTGTTCTCGTTCTCTTCGTTTTCATCACGCTAGTAGTATCAAGTGAGTACATTGCTAAGCTATTAAGCGATCTGAGCCATGTTAGTGTATCAAGCTCCTCGCTACTAGCCTTCACACCCTACTTCTCGATAGTACTAGCGTTAATTCTAATAGACCCAGCCCGCATGAACGAGCTGGTTTCTTCAGCAGTCGAGTGGCCATCAGTAGTATTCTTCATATCACTCTTCATTCTAGCGTACTCTCTAAGCTATACAGGTGCAATAGCTAAGATAGCATACATGATTGCATCGGTAGCTGAACCCGGTACATCCTGGGGTAACATAGCGGTAACCAGCGTGCTTCTCACAGGCTCAGCGGCTTTAAGCTCTGTTCTAGACAACCTTTCAGTTGTAGTGACACTAATGCAGCCGACAATCCTGCTGGTTAAGCTAGGCTTAACTAGCATGACGTACTTCGCCCTACTCTACGGTGGAGTACTCGGAGGCAACTACACGCCTATAGGGTCGACAGCTAACATAATAGCGGTATCTATGGCTGAGAGAAGTAAGATGAGTGTTTCATGGGGTGAATGGCTTAAAATAGCCTTTGTAACCACGACGTCCCAGATCATTATGGCGCTAGCATGGAGCTACATGTGGATTATGACAGGTGGTTAA
- a CDS encoding inosine/xanthosine triphosphatase has product MSQHQGGAGRVVVCIGSRNPAKIKGVVAAFSRFFGNVISMHSDPNVDLGLPPQPIGFQAITEGARRRALHAMSVLDDCEYGVGVEAGWVLVNGDYYDVEAAWIQAVNGRWSLGFSPMFKVPRRFAELVVSGARRELEEVVDEYYGTQSIGDKGGFISLLTKGVVVRMDLSYMATVMALIPLINENLYEA; this is encoded by the coding sequence ATGAGTCAGCATCAAGGAGGAGCTGGCAGGGTCGTCGTATGTATTGGGTCGAGGAATCCTGCAAAGATTAAGGGCGTGGTAGCAGCTTTCTCGAGGTTCTTCGGTAACGTGATCTCCATGCACAGTGATCCCAACGTAGACTTAGGTCTTCCACCACAGCCTATAGGCTTTCAAGCCATCACCGAGGGAGCCAGGAGGAGGGCTTTACACGCTATGAGCGTGCTCGACGACTGCGAGTACGGGGTTGGCGTTGAAGCCGGCTGGGTGTTAGTTAACGGAGACTACTATGATGTTGAAGCAGCATGGATTCAAGCAGTGAACGGTAGGTGGAGCCTGGGGTTTTCCCCAATGTTTAAGGTGCCGCGCAGGTTCGCTGAGCTAGTGGTTTCAGGTGCTAGAAGAGAGCTTGAAGAAGTAGTGGATGAGTATTATGGTACACAGAGTATAGGGGATAAAGGAGGATTCATCAGCCTGCTGACAAAAGGTGTTGTAGTCAGAATGGATTTAAGCTATATGGCTACAGTAATGGCGCTAATACCATTAATTAACGAGAACCTATATGAGGCTTAA
- a CDS encoding MFS transporter encodes MGGIRNTIAFTILVVMVAFEVVDMQLLPPNYVQIMQEFGVTEAQMGFVSSIFIATNALATAMWGFLSDVATRKKLLLIGVYSSKIPCLLTAFARNYWELLLIRSMTGLSIGSITPIAYTLIADLYEEAKRGRGYALIGASSGLGTLFGMILGGFIPDWRSPFIYAAIPNMILAPIFYVIFQEPKRGISESALREIYEKGLEYRYRISWETLKSSLKTRTNILLFTQGVIGTFPWGVVVTWLISFLIVARGMIKSTATIVLMLIGLAQILGGIIGGLLGDWAESRRRGGRAALTGLAIFAGMIAAIYFIVHPWPSKPSLLDLLLIAAYGFGLLQVVSYAGPNVRTILSQVNPPEARGTVFGVFTILDNVGWAIGPVLDGLLIEYLRSLGYSDPLAYQWALIISVLAWLPCSAIWVLIYKQYPVDRDRIAGILEERARKILGEA; translated from the coding sequence ATGGGGGGTATTAGGAATACTATCGCTTTCACAATACTAGTAGTAATGGTGGCATTCGAGGTAGTCGATATGCAGCTACTTCCACCCAACTACGTTCAAATAATGCAGGAGTTCGGTGTAACAGAAGCGCAAATGGGGTTTGTCTCATCAATCTTCATAGCTACAAACGCGTTAGCGACAGCAATGTGGGGATTTCTATCTGACGTGGCAACTAGAAAGAAGCTTCTCCTCATAGGAGTGTATAGTAGTAAGATACCGTGCTTGCTGACAGCGTTCGCACGCAACTACTGGGAGCTCCTCTTAATAAGATCAATGACAGGTTTATCTATAGGTTCAATAACGCCCATAGCATACACGCTTATAGCAGACTTATATGAGGAGGCTAAGAGGGGGAGAGGCTACGCGCTTATAGGAGCTAGCTCTGGGCTAGGCACTCTTTTCGGAATGATTCTAGGAGGCTTCATACCAGACTGGCGTTCCCCCTTCATTTACGCGGCAATTCCTAACATGATACTGGCACCCATATTCTACGTTATATTCCAGGAGCCTAAGAGAGGTATTAGCGAGAGCGCGCTCAGAGAGATATACGAGAAAGGCTTAGAGTACAGGTATAGAATATCCTGGGAAACCTTGAAATCTAGTCTTAAAACTAGAACGAATATACTGTTGTTTACTCAGGGAGTTATAGGTACCTTCCCATGGGGTGTCGTGGTCACCTGGCTTATATCCTTTCTGATAGTAGCTAGAGGGATGATTAAGAGTACTGCGACAATAGTACTAATGTTAATCGGGCTCGCCCAGATCCTAGGCGGTATTATCGGCGGGCTACTAGGAGACTGGGCTGAAAGCAGGAGGCGTGGAGGTAGAGCTGCATTAACAGGTTTAGCTATATTCGCAGGTATGATTGCCGCTATATACTTCATAGTGCATCCATGGCCTTCGAAACCTAGTCTCCTCGATTTGCTGCTCATCGCTGCCTACGGGTTTGGACTACTACAGGTGGTAAGCTATGCTGGACCGAATGTACGCACAATTCTATCTCAGGTGAATCCACCTGAGGCTAGAGGTACAGTCTTCGGGGTCTTCACAATCCTCGATAATGTTGGCTGGGCGATTGGTCCAGTGCTTGATGGACTACTCATAGAGTACTTGAGGAGCCTTGGCTACAGCGATCCACTAGCCTACCAGTGGGCGCTTATTATCTCAGTGCTAGCATGGCTACCCTGTTCAGCTATATGGGTGTTAATATACAAGCAGTACCCGGTTGACAGGGATAGAATTGCAGGTATACTCGAGGAGAGAGCTAGAAAAATCCTGGGTGAGGCTTAA
- a CDS encoding glycoside hydrolase family 1 protein: MPVVFPSGFLFGTATAAHQVEGDNIYNDWWKWEVEGRLPYKSGKACNHWEMYKQDIELMSKLGYRAYRFSIEWSRLYPREDVFNEDALNRYTEILDLLAKNNIKPMITLHHFTSPAWFSSKGSWIKRDNIRFFLRFVEKVADSIRGVDYWITFNEPNIYILMGFMRGEWPPGYKSIGKAREALVNLVEAHSEAYHILSKRGVRVSIAQNIIPFKPFSERRRDVEKTRMIDESYNWSFIKGVLNGSAEFLGRKLRVKESSLDYIGVNYYSAWLVKHSWNPFKLFIDVKPLDTGLWTKMNYCIYPRGIYEAVEKAYSETGRSVVITENGVSVDDDELRVLSIIRHLQYVSKAVKEGVPVEGYFYWSFIDNYEWDKGFEQRFGLVEVDYNTFERKPRKSAYIYGEIARTSVIRDELLEKYGEKKILD; the protein is encoded by the coding sequence ATGCCTGTAGTCTTCCCTAGTGGATTCCTCTTTGGGACAGCTACTGCAGCACACCAGGTTGAAGGCGATAACATATATAACGACTGGTGGAAGTGGGAGGTTGAAGGTAGACTACCCTACAAGTCGGGTAAAGCATGCAACCACTGGGAGATGTATAAGCAGGATATAGAGTTAATGAGTAAGCTGGGCTACCGTGCCTACAGGTTCTCCATAGAGTGGAGCCGCTTATATCCTAGAGAAGATGTATTCAACGAGGATGCTCTTAACAGGTATACTGAAATACTAGACCTCCTCGCCAAGAATAATATTAAACCTATGATAACACTCCACCACTTCACGAGCCCAGCGTGGTTTAGCAGCAAAGGCTCATGGATTAAGAGAGATAACATAAGGTTCTTCCTGAGGTTTGTTGAGAAAGTAGCTGATAGTATACGTGGAGTAGACTACTGGATAACTTTCAATGAGCCAAACATCTACATTCTCATGGGCTTCATGAGAGGCGAGTGGCCTCCAGGCTACAAGAGCATCGGTAAAGCTAGAGAAGCCCTGGTAAACCTTGTGGAGGCTCACAGTGAAGCCTACCATATTCTGAGTAAGAGGGGAGTGAGAGTTAGCATAGCACAGAACATTATACCGTTTAAACCATTCTCGGAGAGACGCCGCGATGTTGAGAAGACACGCATGATCGATGAATCGTACAATTGGTCTTTTATTAAAGGAGTACTTAACGGGTCAGCAGAATTCCTTGGGAGAAAGCTTAGAGTAAAAGAGAGCAGCCTAGACTATATTGGAGTTAACTACTATTCAGCTTGGCTAGTTAAGCATAGCTGGAATCCATTCAAGCTCTTCATTGATGTAAAGCCACTTGACACCGGGCTCTGGACTAAGATGAATTACTGTATCTATCCACGTGGGATATATGAGGCTGTGGAGAAAGCTTATAGTGAAACCGGTAGGAGTGTGGTGATAACAGAGAACGGGGTTTCTGTTGACGATGACGAGTTAAGAGTTCTCTCCATTATAAGACACCTCCAGTACGTCTCGAAAGCTGTCAAGGAGGGTGTACCGGTTGAAGGCTACTTCTACTGGAGTTTCATCGACAACTACGAGTGGGATAAGGGTTTTGAGCAGAGATTTGGTTTAGTGGAAGTCGACTACAATACGTTTGAGCGGAAGCCGCGTAAAAGCGCTTACATATACGGTGAGATAGCTAGAACCAGCGTTATTAGGGATGAACTTCTAGAGAAGTATGGTGAGAAAAAGATACTCGATTAA